Proteins encoded in a region of the Solanum dulcamara chromosome 9, daSolDulc1.2, whole genome shotgun sequence genome:
- the LOC129904567 gene encoding uncharacterized protein LOC129904567: MASFGSLKQAIFDRQTRKQQYQDHIRGLNAYDRHKKFLNDYVGFYGRERSTQEKLPVKTDQDTLKEGYRFIRTEEDDMNPSWEQRLVKRYYDKLFKEYCIADMTHYKSGKIGLRWRTEKEVTSGKGHFVCGNKHCNERDGLASYEVNFSYVEAEENKQALVKLVACERCAEKLLYKKRKEKDQSRENLKDKQRRKRERSVSSDEDDNYERRKREKCVSDVENKEDNYERRKGRNGRSKAPTSSDNPVNEDNENMDEYLEGMFP; encoded by the coding sequence ATGGCTTCGTTTGGGTCTCTTAAGCAGGCTATCTTTGATAGACAAACAAGAAAACAGCAATACCAAGATCACATACGAGGCCTGAATGCTTATGATCGCCACAAGAAATTCCTCAATgattatgttggattttatGGAAGAGAGAGATCCACACAAGAAAAGTTGCCTGTTAAAACAGATCAGGATACTCTTAAAGAAGGATACCGATTCATACGAACTGAGGAAGATGATATGAATCCATCTTGGGAGCAAAGGCTGGTGAAGCGCTACTATGACAAGCTTTTCAAAGAATATTGTATAGCTGATATGACACACTATAAGAGTGGGAAGATTGGTCTGAGATGGAGGACCGAAAAGGAAGTGACATCTGGGAAAGGGCATTTTGTCTGTGGTAACAAACACTGCAATGAGAGAGATGGTCTAGCAAGCTACGAGGTGAATTTTTCATATGTTGAAGCAGAAGAAAACAAACAGGCCCTGGTGAAATTGGTAGCCTGTGAGAGATGTGCAGAAAAGCTTCTTTATAAAAAGAGGAAAGAGAAGGATCAATCTAGAGAAAACCTGAAAGATAAGCAACGAAGGAAAAGGGAAAGATCTGTAAGTAGTGATGAGGATGATAATTACGAACGAAGGAAAAGGGAAAAATGTGTAAGTGATGTTGAAAATAAGGAAGATAATTACGAACGAAGGAAAGGCAGGAATGGACGGTCAAAGGCTCCAACTTCATCTGATAATCCGGTTAATGAAGACAATGAAAATATGGATGAGTATCTGGAGGGAATGTTTCCTTGA